One Planktothrix sp. FACHB-1365 genomic window carries:
- a CDS encoding Uma2 family endonuclease — protein sequence MTQTPVKLTFEEYLTYNDGTDNRYELEDGVLIPMTPASPIHSDIIEFLYDTFKAEIKRLGLDLKVKQGDVGIRTRINRSRQPDIAIIQGEDWRRLRQFKKSAILEVPALLVVEVVSPGEDNENRDYVKKITEYAEFGISEYWIIDPLTEQVMINFLMNGSYQNTVFIGQQRIISQLFPEINLNIEQIFIAE from the coding sequence ATGACTCAAACCCCTGTCAAATTAACCTTTGAGGAGTATTTAACTTATAATGACGGAACAGATAACCGTTATGAACTTGAAGATGGGGTGTTAATTCCAATGACACCTGCTAGTCCGATACATTCTGATATTATTGAATTTCTCTACGATACCTTCAAAGCGGAGATTAAAAGACTAGGGTTAGACTTAAAAGTAAAACAAGGAGATGTGGGAATACGAACTAGAATAAATCGTTCCCGACAACCGGATATTGCTATTATTCAAGGGGAAGATTGGCGACGGTTACGACAGTTTAAAAAATCAGCCATTCTGGAAGTTCCGGCTTTATTAGTAGTAGAAGTTGTGAGTCCAGGGGAAGATAACGAGAACCGAGATTATGTTAAAAAAATAACTGAATATGCGGAATTTGGCATTTCTGAATATTGGATTATTGATCCGTTAACAGAACAAGTAATGATCAATTTTTTGATGAATGGAAGTTATCAAAATACTGTTTTTATAGGTCAACAAAGAATTATTTCTCAACTATTCCCTGAAATTAATTTAAACATTGAGCAAATTTTTATAGCAGAATAA
- a CDS encoding Uma2 family endonuclease has product MTKTPVKLTFEEYLTYDDGTDNRYELEDGVLIPMTPASPIHSDIVGFLFICFYQEVQRRNLDLKVKQGDVGIRTRINRSRQPDIAIIQGEDWRRLRQFKKSAILEVPALLVVEVVSPGEDNENRDYVKKITEYAEFGISEYWIIDPLTEQVMINFLMNGSYQNTVFIGQQRIISQLFPDLNLTVEQIFIAE; this is encoded by the coding sequence ATGACTAAAACCCCTGTAAAATTAACCTTTGAGGAGTATTTAACCTACGATGACGGAACAGATAATCGTTATGAACTTGAAGATGGGGTGTTAATTCCGATGACACCTGCGAGTCCCATCCATTCTGATATTGTAGGGTTCCTATTTATCTGTTTTTATCAAGAAGTTCAAAGACGGAATTTAGACTTGAAAGTTAAACAAGGAGATGTGGGAATACGAACTAGAATAAATCGTTCCCGACAACCGGATATTGCTATTATTCAAGGGGAAGATTGGCGACGGTTACGACAGTTTAAAAAATCAGCCATTCTGGAAGTTCCGGCTTTATTAGTAGTAGAAGTTGTGAGTCCAGGGGAAGATAACGAGAACCGAGATTATGTTAAAAAAATAACTGAATATGCGGAATTTGGCATTTCTGAATATTGGATTATTGATCCGTTAACAGAACAAGTAATGATCAATTTTTTGATGAATGGAAGTTATCAAAATACTGTTTTTATAGGTCAACAAAGAATTATTTCTCAACTATTCCCCGACCTCAATTTAACCGTTGAGCAAATTTTTATAGCAGAATAA